The proteins below come from a single Saccharophagus degradans 2-40 genomic window:
- a CDS encoding SPOR domain-containing protein: protein MDQEDIFASTERSGDGLPYYYSTPARNGLLQQVIHFIRFGEGLPIVQGRSGAGKSTLSLQLVSLLQPEANVVQISAAAFSEDFTSLLAEVAGDFGLPVEGGASSGELLVALRHFTRALADDKRLGVLVVDDAQELDDQSLGGLISLLQGQQIGGSGFHLVLFASEDFVSRVDALGLLDVPVYDFDVPSFSPTELSGFLRGVSGREISSEGVQSLWNASKGVPGVALSLLNAQSQHGLDEEVEAGRAGGFAGGLPVAHLVAFSVLLGVLIWVFFAGDDGDQKAESSTSQRVEKSIPLPPVEVKEAVAKEPKVEPERSEGERVVLDTLPEGVVESVENDVAPVDEVSVSSAPSEIVQKEVISGGDQPAAKVVNEPKPTAPQKAPVPQVSGDERVIEEHERYLLAQNGDAYTLQVLAASKKEALLQFVRRQPNSANLRIYQGIREGRQLYVVIIGVYSSKEEALSAIADLPLTQRQSGPWPRQLKTIQADIRENRRK, encoded by the coding sequence ATGGATCAGGAGGATATATTTGCGAGTACCGAGCGCAGTGGCGATGGTTTGCCTTATTATTACTCAACCCCAGCACGCAATGGGCTGCTGCAGCAGGTTATACACTTCATTCGTTTTGGGGAAGGTTTGCCTATTGTGCAGGGGCGATCGGGGGCGGGTAAATCCACCCTGTCGCTTCAGTTGGTCTCCTTGTTACAGCCAGAAGCTAATGTCGTTCAAATAAGCGCGGCTGCTTTCTCTGAAGATTTCACGTCGTTGCTGGCAGAGGTAGCGGGTGATTTTGGTTTGCCAGTTGAGGGTGGAGCTTCTTCGGGGGAGCTGCTGGTCGCTTTGCGTCATTTTACCCGTGCGCTAGCTGATGATAAGCGGCTAGGGGTGCTAGTTGTTGATGATGCGCAAGAGCTTGATGATCAGTCTCTCGGAGGGCTGATAAGTTTATTGCAGGGGCAGCAAATAGGGGGGAGCGGTTTTCATTTGGTTCTTTTCGCAAGCGAAGACTTTGTTTCTAGAGTTGACGCTCTCGGTTTGTTGGATGTTCCTGTTTACGATTTCGATGTGCCTTCGTTTTCACCCACAGAATTGTCAGGCTTTTTGAGAGGGGTGAGTGGTCGCGAGATTTCTTCTGAGGGGGTCCAGTCGCTTTGGAATGCATCCAAAGGAGTGCCCGGTGTGGCGCTAAGTTTACTTAATGCGCAGTCACAGCACGGGCTGGATGAAGAGGTTGAAGCTGGTCGTGCGGGTGGTTTTGCTGGTGGGCTGCCCGTAGCCCATTTGGTCGCGTTTTCAGTGCTACTGGGGGTCTTAATTTGGGTGTTCTTCGCAGGCGATGACGGAGACCAAAAAGCTGAATCAAGCACTTCGCAAAGGGTTGAGAAATCGATTCCTCTGCCTCCTGTAGAGGTAAAAGAAGCTGTTGCGAAAGAGCCAAAGGTCGAGCCTGAGCGCTCTGAAGGTGAGAGAGTGGTGCTTGATACTCTCCCTGAGGGGGTGGTGGAGAGTGTCGAAAACGATGTGGCACCGGTCGATGAAGTGAGTGTAAGTAGCGCTCCTTCTGAGATCGTTCAAAAGGAGGTAATTAGTGGGGGCGATCAACCGGCTGCAAAAGTTGTAAATGAGCCTAAGCCTACTGCACCGCAAAAAGCACCAGTACCGCAAGTTAGTGGTGATGAGCGCGTTATAGAAGAGCACGAGCGCTATTTGCTTGCACAAAACGGAGACGCCTACACGCTGCAAGTGCTTGCTGCGAGCAAAAAGGAGGCGTTACTGCAGTTTGTGCGTAGGCAGCCCAATAGTGCTAATTTGCGTATCTATCAGGGAATTCGCGAAGGGCGGCAGTTGTACGTGGTGATTATTGGCGTGTATTCTTCCAAGGAGGAGGCGTTATCCGCCATTGCCGACTTACCACTAACGCAGCGACAGAGCGGGCCTTGGCCTAGGCAGCTCAAGACTATTCAGGCTGATATCCGCGAAAATAGACGAAAATAA
- a CDS encoding HD-GYP domain-containing protein, protein MAIKQVKLQVNELTVGMFVSGLDRPWSQTPFPLQGFYIRDLDEIKELKVHCSFVYIDVQKGTAPLKNTLRKLSSSRASVSSRKPDRNARRAPMPDVAPLKIRRNTYTTIAPLEKEMGKAKELHQQVYHAVGAVMEQVNQDHSNFPVREAKRVAGHMVDSVIRSPDAFTWLSRVREKDAYTYSHAVRSAVWAILFGRHIGLPKQDLDVLAMGVLLKDIGKTKLPTYLLEKPDRTSDEQEAYEKFVDYGVEILRKLSDVQPRITSVVKTHCERVNGSGFPQHLRGDKIPLLGKIAGIVTFYDETTNPRGQEKPLPPSKAVAKLYDLREIEFQEELVVEFIRAIGLYPTGTLVELSTGEVGVVVEQNFERRLKPKVMVVTDAYKQPLYEMVLVDLAADEKEKQQKVDAGKVHPSELERVEIVQDLEPGSYDIDVAGIRDNYIAMKESKGLLSLFKRKVKFLPGFN, encoded by the coding sequence GTGGCAATTAAGCAAGTAAAGCTTCAAGTTAATGAACTCACAGTTGGGATGTTTGTATCCGGGCTAGATAGACCGTGGTCGCAAACACCGTTCCCTTTGCAGGGCTTTTATATTCGCGATCTCGACGAGATAAAAGAGCTTAAGGTTCACTGTAGCTTCGTCTATATCGATGTCCAAAAGGGCACAGCCCCGCTTAAAAACACCCTGCGTAAATTATCATCAAGTCGCGCGTCTGTTAGTTCGCGCAAGCCCGACCGCAACGCGCGACGCGCGCCAATGCCGGATGTGGCTCCGCTTAAAATACGCCGCAACACCTACACCACTATTGCCCCGCTAGAAAAAGAAATGGGCAAGGCAAAAGAGCTGCATCAGCAGGTTTACCATGCTGTGGGTGCGGTGATGGAGCAGGTGAATCAAGATCATTCCAACTTCCCAGTGCGCGAAGCTAAACGGGTAGCAGGGCATATGGTGGATAGTGTTATTCGCAGCCCAGATGCGTTTACGTGGTTGAGTCGCGTACGTGAAAAAGATGCTTACACCTATAGCCACGCAGTGCGTTCGGCTGTTTGGGCTATCTTGTTTGGGCGCCATATTGGCCTGCCAAAGCAGGATTTGGACGTGCTAGCCATGGGGGTGCTTCTAAAGGATATAGGCAAAACTAAGTTACCTACCTATCTGCTAGAAAAGCCTGATCGTACATCGGATGAACAAGAAGCCTACGAAAAGTTTGTAGATTACGGTGTTGAGATCTTACGTAAATTATCCGACGTTCAACCGCGTATTACCTCCGTAGTAAAAACCCACTGCGAACGAGTAAACGGCTCTGGGTTTCCGCAGCACTTGCGTGGGGATAAAATCCCATTACTGGGTAAAATTGCAGGCATAGTTACCTTCTACGATGAAACAACCAACCCGCGCGGTCAGGAAAAACCTCTGCCACCCTCAAAAGCTGTAGCCAAGCTATATGACTTGCGCGAAATTGAGTTCCAAGAGGAGTTGGTAGTAGAGTTTATTCGCGCTATTGGCTTGTACCCAACTGGCACTTTAGTGGAATTATCTACCGGTGAAGTGGGCGTAGTTGTAGAGCAAAACTTCGAGCGCCGTTTAAAGCCAAAAGTAATGGTTGTTACCGATGCGTACAAGCAGCCCTTGTACGAAATGGTATTGGTTGATTTGGCTGCAGATGAAAAAGAAAAGCAGCAAAAAGTCGATGCAGGTAAGGTGCATCCAAGTGAGTTAGAGCGGGTGGAAATTGTACAAGATTTGGAGCCAGGCTCTTACGATATCGATGTGGCGGGTATACGTGATAACTATATCGCAATGAAAGAGAGCAAAGGCTTACTCTCATTGTTTAAGCGCAAGGTAAAATTTCTGCCCGGCTTTAATTAA
- the gltB gene encoding glutamate synthase large subunit, giving the protein MSTGLYRLDEFKDNCGFGLIAHLKGQASHKLLQTGIEALTCMTHRGGIAADGKTGDGCGLLIQKPDSFLRTVAAELNFTLADTYGVGAVMLSKDSKAAEAAKTVVEEELARQGLTEILWREVPTNSECLGPIALESEPSIYHLLVNGADADLQAFNSKLFVARRKSEIRLAKDEAFYIASLSSSVLSFKGLMMPVDLPRYYLDLADARLETGICVFHQRFSTNTMPRWPLAQPFRMLAHNGEINTIMGNRNWSVARTKKFQTDLLPNVDEIVPLVNRTGSDSSSLDNMFELLLTGGMELHRAVRMLVPPAWQNVEHMDDELKAFYEYNSMHIEPWDGPAGLVLTDGRHAVCTLDRNGLRPSRWVITKDDCITVASEIGVYDYKPEDVVAKGRLGPGQILSVDTFTGELHHTKDIDEMLKKGQPYQKWLQDNALRIESKLAGDVAENGLTADEVKTAMKMFQVSFEERDQVLRPLAEAGQEAVGSMGDDTPMAVLSAKERSLYDYFRQQFAQVTNPPIDPLREAIVMSLETCIGRELSVFDETEDHANRVILSSPVLSPAKFRALLDLNRKGYDAKRFDLNYDASTLNLKQAIELLLEKIVVAVKQGTALVILSDIELKEGTLPIHALLATGAVHHRLTREGLRCDANIIVESGTIRDSHHAATLIGYGATAVYPYLSYYVLNNLIESGELLMDTGDAYRNYQKGLDKGLLKILSKMGISTVASYRGAQLFEAIGLDEDVIDTCFVGTPSRIKGAGFVDLEADQKAIAVDAWKKRKPIAPGGLLKYVHGQEYHAFNPDVVQTLQKAVKSGNYSEWRDYAELVNNRPVATLRDLIGLRGGTTPIPLDEVEPVSEIVRRFDSAAMSLGALSPEAHEALAEAMNTLGGRSNSGEGGEDPIRFGTLKMSKIKQIASGRFGVTPHYLVNADVLQIKVAQGAKPGEGGQLPGGKVNALIARLRYSVPGVTLISPPPHHDIYSIEDLAQLIFDLKQVNPHALVSVKLVSRPGVGTIAAGVAKAYADLITISGYDGGTAASPLTSIRYAGSPWELGLSETHQTLRANGLRGKVRVQTDGGLKTGLDVIKAAILGAESFGFGTAPMVALGCKYLRICHLNNCATGVATQQDKLRRNHYIGTKEMAINFFSFVAEETREWMAKLGVRTLEELIGRVELLELLDGKTSKQQKLDLSPIIYTDEYLQTKPQFCGVDRNRPFDEGLLAERMVEEVLPAIEAKQGGEFNFHITNCDRSVGARISGEIAKRYGNQGMADKPITLKLTGIAGQSFGVWNAGGLNMYLEGDANDYVGKGMAGGKLVIRPPKGSTFASQNTSIMGNTCLYGATGGKVFAAGGAGERCGVRNSGAHVVVESAGDHCCEYMTGGVVTVLGETGVNFGAGMTGGFAYVLDENNNFVDRYNHELVDITRVNTEALEAHRNHLRSVIEEFVEETESEWGKTLLANFNDYVGKFWLVKPKAAGLDSLLVSVKKRGE; this is encoded by the coding sequence ATGAGTACTGGTCTATATCGGCTGGATGAGTTTAAAGACAACTGTGGTTTTGGCCTTATTGCCCATTTAAAGGGACAGGCGAGCCATAAGTTACTGCAAACCGGCATAGAAGCGTTAACCTGCATGACGCATCGCGGCGGTATCGCTGCGGATGGAAAGACAGGTGATGGTTGTGGTTTGCTAATTCAGAAGCCTGATTCTTTCCTTCGTACTGTAGCGGCCGAATTGAATTTCACGCTCGCCGACACCTATGGTGTGGGTGCTGTTATGCTCAGCAAAGACAGTAAAGCTGCTGAAGCTGCTAAAACTGTTGTAGAAGAAGAGTTAGCAAGACAAGGGTTAACAGAAATCCTATGGCGAGAAGTGCCAACTAACTCTGAATGTTTAGGCCCTATAGCGCTCGAATCCGAGCCATCTATCTACCACTTACTGGTAAATGGTGCAGATGCCGATCTACAAGCATTTAATTCCAAGCTATTTGTAGCCCGTCGAAAGTCAGAGATAAGACTGGCGAAAGACGAAGCGTTTTATATTGCGAGTTTAAGTAGCAGCGTATTGTCCTTTAAAGGGCTTATGATGCCTGTAGACTTGCCGCGTTATTACTTAGACTTGGCTGATGCTCGCTTAGAAACGGGAATATGTGTATTCCACCAGCGTTTCTCCACAAACACTATGCCCCGCTGGCCGTTGGCGCAGCCATTCCGCATGCTGGCTCATAACGGTGAAATTAACACCATTATGGGTAACCGCAACTGGTCTGTGGCGCGAACTAAAAAATTCCAAACAGATTTACTTCCCAATGTGGACGAAATTGTTCCATTGGTTAACCGTACCGGTTCCGACTCATCCAGCTTAGATAACATGTTTGAATTGCTGTTAACGGGCGGTATGGAATTGCATCGTGCAGTGCGTATGCTTGTGCCACCTGCTTGGCAAAATGTTGAGCATATGGATGATGAGCTTAAAGCGTTCTACGAATATAACTCTATGCACATTGAGCCGTGGGATGGTCCTGCGGGCTTAGTGTTGACTGATGGCCGTCACGCTGTATGTACGCTTGACCGCAACGGGTTGCGTCCTTCTCGTTGGGTTATCACCAAAGATGATTGCATCACGGTGGCGTCTGAAATCGGCGTTTACGATTACAAACCAGAAGATGTGGTGGCTAAAGGCCGTTTAGGGCCAGGTCAGATTTTATCTGTAGATACGTTTACTGGTGAGTTACACCACACCAAAGATATCGATGAGATGCTTAAAAAGGGCCAGCCATATCAAAAATGGCTGCAAGATAACGCCTTGCGCATCGAATCTAAGCTTGCTGGCGATGTAGCCGAGAATGGCCTGACTGCGGATGAAGTTAAAACCGCAATGAAAATGTTCCAAGTAAGCTTTGAGGAGCGCGATCAAGTATTGCGCCCGCTGGCTGAAGCAGGGCAAGAAGCAGTAGGCTCTATGGGCGACGATACTCCTATGGCAGTACTGTCTGCGAAAGAGCGCTCGCTTTACGATTACTTCCGTCAGCAATTTGCGCAGGTTACTAACCCGCCGATTGATCCGCTACGCGAAGCCATTGTTATGTCTTTAGAGACGTGTATTGGCCGCGAGCTATCTGTATTTGATGAAACAGAAGATCACGCCAACCGCGTTATTTTATCTAGCCCTGTATTGTCGCCAGCTAAATTCCGCGCTTTATTGGATTTGAATCGTAAAGGTTATGACGCCAAGCGTTTTGACTTAAATTACGACGCGTCCACGTTGAATTTAAAGCAAGCTATTGAACTGCTGCTAGAAAAAATCGTTGTTGCTGTAAAGCAAGGTACGGCATTAGTTATCCTTAGTGATATTGAGCTTAAAGAAGGTACCTTACCCATTCATGCTTTGCTGGCTACTGGTGCTGTGCATCACCGCCTAACGCGTGAAGGCTTGCGTTGCGATGCCAATATAATTGTAGAGAGCGGTACCATTCGCGATTCGCACCACGCAGCCACTTTAATTGGTTATGGTGCTACAGCGGTTTATCCATACTTGAGCTATTACGTGCTCAATAACCTCATCGAGTCTGGTGAGCTGTTAATGGATACCGGCGATGCTTACCGTAACTATCAAAAAGGCTTGGACAAAGGCCTATTGAAAATCCTATCTAAGATGGGTATCTCAACAGTGGCGTCATACCGTGGTGCTCAGCTGTTCGAAGCTATTGGTCTAGATGAAGATGTAATTGATACCTGCTTTGTAGGTACACCCAGCCGCATTAAAGGCGCAGGCTTTGTCGATTTAGAGGCGGATCAAAAAGCTATTGCCGTGGACGCGTGGAAAAAACGCAAGCCCATCGCACCGGGTGGTTTACTGAAATATGTACACGGTCAGGAATATCACGCGTTTAACCCAGACGTAGTTCAAACACTGCAAAAAGCGGTGAAGTCAGGTAACTACAGCGAGTGGCGTGACTACGCAGAGCTTGTAAACAATCGCCCGGTGGCAACGTTGCGTGACTTAATTGGCTTGCGCGGTGGTACAACGCCTATCCCTCTTGATGAGGTGGAGCCAGTTTCTGAGATTGTTCGCCGGTTCGATTCTGCGGCTATGTCTTTAGGCGCTTTAAGCCCAGAGGCTCATGAAGCTCTAGCGGAAGCGATGAACACCCTAGGTGGTCGTTCGAATAGCGGTGAGGGCGGTGAAGACCCCATTCGTTTTGGCACATTAAAAATGTCCAAAATTAAGCAGATTGCGAGTGGTCGCTTTGGGGTAACACCCCACTACTTGGTTAACGCGGATGTGCTTCAAATTAAAGTGGCACAAGGCGCAAAACCTGGTGAAGGTGGACAGCTGCCAGGCGGAAAAGTTAACGCCCTGATTGCGCGCTTAAGATATTCCGTGCCCGGTGTAACGCTTATTTCTCCGCCACCACACCATGATATTTATTCAATTGAAGATTTAGCTCAGCTCATTTTCGATTTGAAGCAAGTAAACCCGCATGCATTGGTATCGGTAAAGCTTGTTTCTCGCCCAGGTGTAGGAACAATCGCAGCGGGTGTAGCTAAAGCCTATGCCGATTTGATTACTATTTCTGGTTATGACGGCGGTACTGCGGCAAGTCCGCTCACGTCTATTCGTTATGCGGGTTCGCCTTGGGAGCTTGGGCTTTCTGAAACCCACCAAACGCTGCGTGCAAATGGCTTGCGCGGTAAAGTGCGCGTACAAACCGACGGCGGCTTAAAAACTGGCTTAGATGTAATTAAAGCAGCTATTTTGGGTGCCGAGAGCTTTGGTTTTGGTACTGCACCAATGGTGGCATTAGGTTGTAAGTACTTGCGTATTTGTCACTTAAACAACTGTGCAACCGGTGTTGCTACCCAGCAAGATAAACTGCGTCGTAATCATTACATCGGCACCAAAGAAATGGCGATTAATTTCTTCTCATTTGTTGCTGAAGAAACCCGCGAGTGGATGGCGAAACTGGGTGTGCGCACCCTAGAAGAGCTTATCGGCCGCGTAGAGCTGTTAGAGCTGTTAGACGGTAAAACCAGTAAGCAACAAAAGCTGGACCTAAGCCCGATAATTTATACCGACGAATATCTGCAAACTAAACCGCAGTTCTGTGGTGTGGATCGCAACCGACCTTTCGATGAAGGTTTGTTAGCTGAGCGTATGGTCGAGGAGGTGTTGCCAGCTATTGAAGCTAAGCAAGGTGGTGAGTTTAACTTCCATATCACCAACTGTGATCGCTCTGTTGGCGCACGTATTTCGGGTGAGATTGCCAAGCGCTACGGCAACCAAGGCATGGCAGATAAGCCAATTACCCTTAAGTTGACCGGTATTGCGGGTCAAAGCTTTGGTGTTTGGAACGCTGGCGGCTTGAATATGTACCTAGAAGGCGATGCTAACGACTACGTTGGTAAAGGCATGGCTGGCGGTAAGCTTGTTATTCGTCCTCCTAAGGGTTCAACGTTTGCGAGCCAAAATACAAGCATTATGGGTAACACCTGCTTGTACGGTGCGACAGGCGGTAAAGTATTTGCTGCAGGCGGCGCAGGTGAGCGCTGTGGTGTACGTAACTCTGGCGCCCACGTAGTGGTAGAGAGCGCCGGCGATCACTGTTGTGAATACATGACTGGCGGTGTAGTAACTGTTTTGGGTGAAACCGGCGTTAACTTTGGCGCGGGTATGACCGGTGGTTTTGCTTACGTATTAGATGAAAACAATAACTTCGTTGACCGCTACAATCACGAGCTTGTTGATATTACCCGTGTAAATACCGAGGCACTCGAAGCGCATCGCAACCATTTACGCAGTGTTATAGAAGAGTTCGTAGAGGAAACAGAGAGTGAGTGGGGTAAAACTTTACTGGCCAACTTCAACGATTACGTTGGTAAGTTCTGGTTGGTTAAGCCCAAGGCCGCAGGCCTAGACTCTTTGTTGGTAAGCGTTAAAAAGCGCGGTGAATAA
- a CDS encoding FAD-dependent oxidoreductase translates to MADRLKNDFQFIEVGRQDPTKKDISTRKHEFVEIYQPFSQEQVADQSHRCLECGNPYCEWKCPVHNYIPNWLKLVSEGNIVEAAELCHQTNSLPEVCGRVCPQDRLCEGACTLNDGFGAVTIGNAEKYITDTAFAMGWRPDMSKVTWTKKRVAIIGAGPAGLGCADILVRNGVKPVVFDRNPEIGGLLTFGIPEFKLEKTVMSRRREIFTDMGVEFRLNTEVGKDIQMEEILEEYDAVFMGMGTYTYMKGGFPGEDLSGVYDALPFLVSNVNRNLGFEKDPADFISVKDKKVVVLGGGDTAMDCNRTSIRQGAEKVTCAYRRDEANMPGSVREVQNAREEGVEFLFNRQPIAIVGEGRVEGVKVVTTQMGEPDENGRRRPEPIPGSEEIIPADVVLIAFGFRPSPEPWFETHGINLNNWGGVVAPAEQKFKYQTTNDKVFAGGDMVRGSDLVVTAIWEGREAAEGILDYLDI, encoded by the coding sequence ATGGCTGACCGTTTAAAAAACGATTTTCAATTTATAGAAGTGGGTAGGCAAGATCCTACTAAAAAGGATATATCCACTCGTAAACATGAATTCGTAGAAATTTATCAGCCCTTTTCGCAAGAGCAGGTGGCAGATCAATCACACCGCTGTTTAGAGTGTGGTAACCCCTATTGCGAATGGAAGTGCCCCGTGCACAACTATATTCCTAACTGGTTAAAACTGGTTTCTGAAGGGAATATCGTTGAAGCCGCTGAGCTATGCCATCAAACCAACTCTTTGCCTGAAGTGTGTGGTCGCGTGTGCCCGCAAGATCGTTTGTGCGAAGGTGCTTGTACACTTAACGATGGTTTTGGTGCGGTAACGATTGGCAACGCAGAAAAGTATATTACAGACACTGCCTTTGCGATGGGCTGGCGCCCGGATATGTCCAAAGTAACCTGGACCAAAAAACGCGTGGCAATTATTGGCGCAGGCCCAGCTGGGTTAGGTTGTGCAGATATCTTAGTTCGCAACGGTGTTAAACCTGTTGTATTCGATCGCAACCCAGAAATTGGTGGTTTGTTAACCTTTGGTATCCCAGAGTTCAAACTCGAAAAAACAGTAATGTCTCGTCGTCGCGAAATTTTCACCGACATGGGTGTAGAGTTCCGCTTGAATACCGAAGTAGGTAAAGATATTCAGATGGAAGAAATTCTTGAAGAATACGACGCTGTATTTATGGGTATGGGAACCTACACCTACATGAAAGGTGGTTTCCCTGGCGAAGATTTATCTGGTGTATACGACGCACTGCCGTTTTTAGTATCTAACGTGAATCGCAACTTAGGTTTTGAAAAAGACCCTGCAGACTTCATTAGCGTTAAAGATAAAAAAGTTGTGGTACTTGGTGGTGGTGATACCGCTATGGACTGCAACCGTACCTCTATTCGTCAGGGTGCTGAAAAAGTTACTTGTGCATACCGACGCGATGAAGCCAACATGCCAGGTTCTGTACGCGAAGTGCAAAATGCGCGCGAAGAGGGTGTTGAGTTCTTATTCAACCGTCAACCAATCGCTATTGTTGGCGAAGGCCGCGTTGAAGGCGTTAAAGTTGTGACTACTCAAATGGGTGAGCCTGATGAGAATGGTCGCCGTCGCCCAGAGCCAATACCTGGTAGTGAAGAAATTATTCCTGCCGACGTAGTGCTTATTGCTTTTGGTTTCCGTCCAAGCCCAGAGCCTTGGTTCGAAACACATGGTATTAACTTAAACAACTGGGGCGGTGTTGTAGCGCCTGCAGAGCAAAAGTTTAAATACCAAACCACTAACGATAAAGTTTTTGCTGGTGGTGATATGGTGCGTGGTTCCGACTTGGTTGTTACTGCAATCTGGGAAGGCCGCGAAGCCGCGGAAGGTATTCTAGATTATTTAGACATTTAA
- the hemE gene encoding uroporphyrinogen decarboxylase, with protein sequence MTVLKNDRFLRALMRQPVDQTPVWMMRQAGRYLPEYRATRAQAGDFMGLCTNPERACEVTLQPLERYPLDAAILFSDILTIPDAMGLGLYFETGEGPKFKKTISTAADIEKLEVIKPLQDLPYVMDAVSTIRRELNGRVPLIGFSGSPWTLATYMVEGGSSKDFQKTKALIYNHPEAAAQLMDKLADSVIAYLNAQIDAGAQAVQIFDSWGGALSHDAYKTFSLAPMAKIVKGLKRENEGRKVPVILFTKGGGQWLEAMADAGADCLGLDWTTDIGQARARVGDKVALQGNMDPSILYASPDRIREEVARILASYGAGTGHVFNLGHGITPGVDPEHAGAFIRAVGELSAQYHK encoded by the coding sequence ATGACTGTTCTAAAAAACGATCGTTTCTTAAGGGCGCTAATGCGCCAACCTGTAGACCAAACCCCCGTATGGATGATGCGCCAAGCTGGGCGCTATTTACCTGAATATCGCGCTACACGTGCGCAAGCAGGTGATTTTATGGGGTTGTGTACTAACCCCGAGCGCGCTTGTGAAGTGACGCTTCAGCCGCTTGAGCGCTATCCCCTAGACGCAGCAATTTTGTTTTCCGATATTCTCACCATTCCCGATGCGATGGGTTTAGGGCTTTACTTCGAAACCGGTGAAGGCCCCAAGTTTAAGAAGACTATCTCTACTGCTGCAGATATCGAAAAGCTCGAAGTGATTAAACCCCTTCAAGATTTACCCTATGTAATGGATGCAGTGAGCACTATTCGCCGTGAGCTAAATGGGCGAGTTCCATTAATAGGTTTTTCTGGCAGCCCCTGGACCCTTGCAACCTACATGGTGGAAGGCGGTTCGAGTAAAGATTTTCAAAAAACCAAAGCGCTTATCTATAACCATCCAGAAGCTGCTGCGCAGTTGATGGATAAGCTTGCCGACTCTGTTATCGCCTACTTAAACGCGCAAATTGATGCCGGAGCACAGGCTGTTCAAATATTTGACTCGTGGGGTGGGGCTTTATCTCACGACGCTTACAAAACCTTCTCGCTTGCGCCTATGGCCAAAATTGTGAAAGGCTTAAAGCGCGAGAACGAAGGCAGAAAAGTACCGGTTATACTTTTCACTAAAGGCGGCGGACAATGGCTAGAAGCTATGGCTGACGCTGGGGCAGACTGTTTGGGCTTGGATTGGACTACTGATATCGGTCAAGCGAGAGCGCGTGTTGGCGATAAGGTGGCTCTGCAAGGGAATATGGACCCAAGCATACTGTACGCATCACCAGATCGCATTCGCGAAGAAGTAGCGCGTATTTTAGCGAGCTATGGAGCGGGAACAGGCCATGTATTTAACTTGGGGCACGGCATTACGCCTGGCGTTGACCCAGAGCATGCTGGAGCATTTATTCGTGCAGTTGGCGAACTTTCTGCTCAATATCATAAGTAA